One window from the genome of Paenibacillus azoreducens encodes:
- the ytxJ gene encoding bacillithiol system redox-active protein YtxJ, whose translation MATMTKLTTNDQLQAAFEASKDKSLLLFKHSTRCPISTGAYQQMMSYLQNEPNESVEYGLIHVVEDRPVSLKAAELLGVQHESPQVILVKNQAPIWHTSHSHITVDALKQHLSDL comes from the coding sequence ATGGCGACGATGACCAAACTGACTACTAACGATCAGCTGCAAGCTGCGTTTGAAGCTTCGAAAGATAAGTCTCTGCTTCTTTTCAAACATAGTACTCGCTGCCCAATCAGTACCGGGGCCTATCAGCAGATGATGTCATACTTGCAAAACGAGCCGAATGAATCTGTTGAATACGGTTTAATTCATGTCGTAGAGGATCGTCCGGTTTCTTTAAAAGCGGCGGAATTGCTTGGTGTTCAGCATGAATCGCCTCAGGTAATTCTAGTCAAGAATCAGGCGCCAATCTGGCATACATCTCATTCCCATATTACTGTGGATGCTTTGAAACAGCACTTGAGCGACTTATAA
- the ccpA gene encoding catabolite control protein A: MTVTIYDVAREAGVSMATVSRVVNNNPNVKPQTRKKVYEAIERLGYRPNAVARGLASKKTTTVGVVIPDISNSIFAEIARGIEDIANMYHYNIILCNADKKKEKEIRVINTLLEKQVDGLLFMGGTVTEEHIQAFQTSAVPIVLCATRDENGTYPSVDIDHEAAAFDAVNTLIRHGHREIAMISGTLQDPANGYSRFQGYKKALENAGIEYQEDLVRIGNYRYESGVEAMKYFLGLKKKPTAVFAATDEMAIGAIHSIQDEGLKVPDDFSVISVDNTRMASMVRPLLTTVAQPMYDLGAVAMRLLTKLMKKENVDNPRVILPHETILRLSVSHVNE, encoded by the coding sequence TTGACGGTAACCATTTACGATGTGGCGCGTGAAGCAGGCGTATCGATGGCAACGGTATCGCGGGTTGTAAACAACAACCCCAACGTAAAGCCTCAGACCCGGAAGAAAGTATATGAAGCAATTGAACGTTTGGGATATCGCCCAAATGCGGTGGCAAGAGGTCTTGCCAGCAAGAAGACAACAACCGTCGGGGTAGTCATTCCCGATATTTCGAATTCGATTTTTGCGGAAATTGCCCGGGGAATAGAAGATATCGCCAACATGTACCACTATAATATTATTTTGTGTAACGCGGACAAGAAGAAGGAAAAAGAAATTCGTGTTATTAACACACTGCTTGAGAAACAAGTGGACGGGTTGCTCTTTATGGGCGGCACGGTGACGGAGGAACATATTCAGGCATTCCAGACATCTGCAGTTCCGATCGTGCTGTGTGCAACGCGGGATGAGAACGGCACGTATCCATCCGTTGATATCGACCATGAAGCTGCGGCGTTTGATGCTGTAAATACCTTGATTCGCCACGGCCATCGCGAGATTGCGATGATTAGCGGAACGCTTCAGGATCCTGCCAACGGTTATTCCCGTTTTCAGGGTTACAAAAAGGCGCTGGAAAATGCCGGCATTGAATACCAAGAGGATCTTGTCCGGATCGGAAACTATCGCTATGAGTCCGGAGTGGAAGCAATGAAATACTTCCTTGGACTGAAGAAGAAACCGACTGCCGTTTTTGCGGCTACGGATGAAATGGCCATCGGGGCGATCCACAGCATTCAGGATGAAGGCTTGAAAGTACCTGACGACTTCTCCGTAATCAGTGTCGACAATACGCGCATGGCTTCTATGGTGCGTCCACTTCTGACGACGGTTGCCCAGCCGATGTACGACCTTGGCGCTGTAGCGATGCGTCTTTTGACCAAGCTGATGAAGAAAGAAAATGTGGACAACCCGCGGGTTATTTTGCCGCATGAAACGATTTTGCGTTTGTCCGTAAGCCATGTAAATGAATAA
- a CDS encoding 5'-methylthioadenosine/adenosylhomocysteine nucleosidase: MAETIGIIGAMDEEVELLLAGMQGAETVEKAGIRYYKGTYSQQNVVVCKSGVGKVNAAVTTQILVDSFGVSKVIFTGVAGAVDPQLNIGDIVISSECLQHDMDVTALGFDRGVIPYQEVSAFPADKGLIALAEQACAELGEVNCRVGRVLSGDQFIASREQVAWFYEHLQGACVEMEGAAVAQACYMNSVPYAVIRSMSDKADGSAHANFAEFTVASSRRSHAILDYMLGHM; this comes from the coding sequence ATGGCTGAAACGATTGGAATCATTGGGGCAATGGACGAGGAAGTGGAGCTGCTCTTGGCTGGAATGCAAGGAGCGGAAACCGTAGAAAAAGCGGGAATCCGTTATTATAAAGGCACATACAGCCAGCAAAATGTTGTGGTTTGCAAGTCGGGTGTAGGGAAAGTAAATGCGGCGGTTACGACCCAAATCCTTGTTGACTCTTTTGGCGTATCCAAAGTGATCTTTACAGGTGTGGCGGGGGCCGTAGACCCTCAACTGAACATCGGAGACATCGTTATTTCTTCCGAATGCCTGCAGCACGACATGGATGTCACCGCACTTGGTTTCGATCGCGGGGTTATTCCTTACCAAGAGGTTTCCGCGTTTCCGGCGGACAAGGGTCTGATCGCACTCGCGGAACAAGCTTGCGCCGAGCTTGGCGAAGTGAACTGCCGCGTGGGACGGGTATTGTCCGGCGACCAGTTTATCGCCAGCAGGGAACAGGTTGCCTGGTTTTATGAACATTTGCAGGGAGCTTGCGTTGAGATGGAAGGGGCCGCAGTCGCTCAGGCATGTTATATGAACAGTGTGCCATATGCCGTCATCCGTTCGATGTCGGATAAAGCCGACGGTTCGGCGCATGCGAATTTTGCCGAATTTACCGTGGCTTCCTCGCGCCGTTCGCATGCCATTCTCGATTATATGCTTGGCCATATGTAA
- a CDS encoding GNAT family N-acetyltransferase → MEHLKLYHVQTIPLDERCLVVEGPVPPGRLSELTMHPDLDAFRRPADQHQALVEIAGLEEGRIIITREENVIVGYVTFHYPDEQERWSQGNMEDLIELGAIEVANDYRSLGLGQKMIKTAFEDGQMEQYIVFTTEYYWHWDLKSSGLNVWDYRKMMERLMKVVDMVWYATDDPEICSHPANCLMVRIGSKVPLTSEEQFDRIRFQQRFMY, encoded by the coding sequence ATGGAACACCTTAAACTGTACCATGTTCAAACCATACCTCTTGATGAGCGCTGCCTGGTCGTAGAAGGCCCCGTGCCTCCCGGAAGACTTTCCGAGCTGACCATGCATCCCGATCTCGATGCTTTCCGCCGCCCGGCCGACCAGCATCAAGCGCTGGTGGAGATAGCCGGCCTGGAAGAAGGCAGAATCATTATCACCCGTGAGGAAAATGTCATTGTCGGTTACGTAACCTTCCACTATCCGGATGAACAAGAACGCTGGTCTCAGGGGAATATGGAGGATCTGATCGAGCTTGGAGCCATCGAGGTAGCCAATGACTATCGCTCGCTGGGGCTAGGCCAGAAAATGATTAAAACCGCCTTCGAGGATGGCCAAATGGAACAATATATCGTGTTCACGACGGAATACTACTGGCACTGGGATTTAAAAAGCAGCGGGCTTAATGTGTGGGATTACCGCAAAATGATGGAGCGGCTAATGAAGGTCGTGGATATGGTCTGGTACGCGACCGACGATCCGGAGATTTGTTCGCATCCGGCGAATTGCTTAATGGTCCGGATCGGCAGCAAAGTCCCGCTCACCTCCGAAGAGCAGTTCGACCGGATCCGATTCCAGCAGCGTTTTATGTATTAG
- the acsA gene encoding acetate--CoA ligase, translated as MDQNQVEILPSVANTSNLGDYEEARSKFQWEEVEKHFSWYETGKVNMAYEAIDRHVAEGRGDKKALLYSDVSRDESYTFADLKEQSDKFGNVLRKHGIGKGDRVFIFMPRSPELYVSLMGILKVGAVVGPLFEAFMETAVKDRLEDSGAVALVTTPQLLGRVKRDELPDLKHIFVVGDKVEEDGQIRDFFKEMNEASSELQIEWLDRNDGLIIHYTSGSTGKPKGVFHVQNAMIQHYYTGKIVLDLREDDIYWCTADPGWVTGTSYGIFAPWLNGVTNVIRGGRFSPQDWYGTIDKNKVTVWYSAPTAFRMLMGAGSDIISQFELSSLRHVLSVGEPLNPEVVRWGQKVYGQRIHDTWWMTETGGHLICNYPSMDVRPGSMGRPIPGVQAAILDDKGNEVPPYTMGNLAIKAPWPSMMNQIWNNPAKYQEYFRIPGWYISGDSAYMDEDGYFWFQGRVDDVINSSGERIGPFEVESKLVEHPAVAEAGVIGKPDATRGEIIKAFIALREGYQESEELKNEIYKFVKEGLSAHAAPREIEFRDKLPKTRSGKIMRRVLKAWELNLPTGDLSTIED; from the coding sequence ATGGATCAAAATCAAGTTGAAATTTTACCAAGCGTTGCAAATACGTCCAACCTGGGCGATTATGAAGAAGCCCGCTCAAAGTTTCAATGGGAGGAAGTAGAGAAACATTTCAGCTGGTATGAGACCGGGAAGGTTAACATGGCATATGAAGCCATTGACCGCCACGTTGCGGAAGGCCGCGGTGACAAAAAAGCATTGCTGTACAGCGATGTTTCGCGAGATGAAAGCTATACTTTCGCTGATTTGAAAGAGCAATCCGATAAATTCGGCAATGTTCTCCGCAAACATGGAATCGGCAAAGGAGACCGGGTATTTATTTTCATGCCGCGGAGTCCCGAACTTTATGTCTCCCTCATGGGCATTCTGAAAGTAGGAGCCGTTGTCGGCCCGCTGTTTGAAGCGTTTATGGAGACGGCTGTCAAGGACCGTTTGGAAGACAGCGGAGCTGTCGCTCTCGTCACGACGCCCCAACTGCTCGGACGGGTGAAGCGGGATGAACTGCCTGATCTGAAGCATATTTTTGTCGTCGGCGATAAGGTGGAAGAAGACGGCCAAATTCGGGATTTCTTTAAGGAAATGAACGAAGCTTCATCGGAGCTGCAAATCGAATGGTTGGATCGCAATGATGGATTAATTATACATTATACCTCCGGATCAACCGGGAAGCCGAAAGGCGTGTTCCATGTTCAAAACGCGATGATTCAGCATTATTATACGGGTAAAATCGTGCTGGATTTGCGTGAAGACGATATTTACTGGTGTACAGCCGATCCGGGCTGGGTAACGGGAACTTCCTACGGGATTTTTGCACCGTGGCTGAACGGAGTGACGAACGTGATCCGCGGCGGACGTTTCAGTCCACAAGACTGGTACGGAACGATCGATAAAAATAAAGTTACGGTTTGGTACAGCGCTCCGACGGCTTTCCGTATGTTGATGGGAGCGGGCTCCGACATCATTTCCCAGTTTGAGCTGAGCAGTCTGCGCCATGTACTCTCCGTCGGCGAACCCCTGAACCCCGAAGTCGTCCGTTGGGGGCAAAAAGTGTACGGCCAGCGGATTCACGATACCTGGTGGATGACGGAAACAGGCGGCCACTTGATCTGTAACTATCCATCGATGGATGTCAGACCAGGTTCGATGGGTCGTCCAATCCCGGGTGTACAGGCGGCGATTCTTGATGATAAAGGCAATGAGGTTCCGCCGTATACGATGGGGAATCTCGCGATTAAAGCCCCATGGCCGTCAATGATGAATCAGATCTGGAATAATCCAGCCAAATATCAGGAATATTTCCGGATTCCAGGCTGGTACATCTCCGGTGACTCTGCATATATGGATGAAGACGGCTACTTCTGGTTCCAAGGCCGCGTCGATGACGTTATTAATTCTTCCGGCGAGCGGATCGGGCCGTTTGAGGTGGAGAGCAAGTTGGTTGAGCACCCGGCGGTGGCAGAAGCCGGCGTTATCGGCAAACCGGATGCGACCCGCGGTGAAATTATTAAAGCCTTTATCGCACTCAGGGAAGGTTATCAGGAATCCGAGGAATTAAAAAATGAAATTTATAAATTTGTAAAAGAAGGCTTGTCCGCGCATGCGGCTCCACGTGAAATCGAATTCCGCGACAAGCTGCCGAAGACGAGATCCGGCAAAATTATGCGCCGGGTACTCAAAGCATGGGAACTGAATCTGCCGACAGGCGATCTTTCCACAATTGAGGATTAA
- a CDS encoding transglycosylase domain-containing protein, with amino-acid sequence MVDNENKKTDKQPAPKRKRSFARTTGLVILWLFVVGMMGALFVGGTAIGYVAYKVKDEPVRSRAMIAQKMSENAITSFAYFRDQTTPIGQIRTDEDRRPVEYKQIPAIVIDAVVSIEDNDFFEHKGVDLKGTLRAVKQKLLHESVQTGGSTLTQQLARRVFLSLDKTDDRKIKEILLSLRLERFMTKEEILTAYLNKVPFGKGSSGYNLYGIKAAAKGIFNVNDLNQLNIAEAAYLAGLPQLPTRYSAYNSKGDFNPDAFKRALDRQHLVLRRMMEENKITGAQYKEAMAFDIRKAMAPRTEKAYTTFPYLMMETERQASEILMRLNLKEAGKDPSQVDDNGELLEAANQQLKTGGYRVYTTIDKRVYSSMHKIGENKNNFSPDSKTKGPEQTAAIMIDNKTGAILGMLEGRDFHKEQMNYATQMVRQPGSTMKPIAAYLPAIESGAIQPASILDDAPIILKDGRKGFHIPKNSTSGYSGLMTARTALNKSVNTVALKLYNNVVGIDSAWAFSKKLGITTIQKEDYSAQTGVLGGLKYGVTVEELTNAYSAIANQGTFNDAYMIEKIVDSNGKIIYKHEAQPVQAFSKQTAYLMTDMLRTVITEGTGSEVRKNYKYFKKIPIVGKTGSTQNYADVWFMGYSPDVTLGVWVGYKEPVNTLTTKPARKRAQSIWTLIMNEVIGKEPDLFTTPKFEKPDGIINKTVSAYSGKLPTSLTDRVVTDLFNIKYVPKESDDGIAKVKYITYRGANYIPRDGTPDDMLKEKIVIKREKPIPDLIKELEAAFAKMRGSHPPLSYYIPRDAGEDMPTQIDPRVDDGAAPSAPANVRMSLNGSKAIITFNPAPQADVVGYRLYRSQNGGSFQKTGSVVLAGNATSFTSTADASTAFYVTAVDVAGKESAPSATVNSMGGVNPDAPPEEKPDTSTPDTTVPENTGNPGTTEIPDVPDSATGQVTVPAPPSGLQITPVDHGALLQWNPAAPEELVSEYNIYYSEKSGGPYNKIGSSREPSFQYNAGAPLQGYFRVTAVNSSGESRASSASLK; translated from the coding sequence ATGGTTGATAATGAAAATAAAAAAACCGATAAGCAGCCTGCCCCCAAACGTAAACGGTCCTTTGCCCGGACGACGGGTCTCGTCATCCTGTGGCTGTTCGTCGTTGGCATGATGGGAGCCCTGTTTGTCGGCGGCACCGCCATCGGCTACGTTGCTTACAAGGTAAAGGACGAACCTGTCCGCTCAAGAGCAATGATTGCCCAAAAGATGAGTGAAAACGCCATCACCAGCTTTGCTTATTTTCGCGATCAGACTACACCGATCGGCCAAATCCGCACGGATGAAGACAGACGTCCCGTGGAATACAAACAGATTCCGGCTATAGTCATCGATGCAGTTGTTTCCATAGAAGACAACGACTTTTTCGAACATAAAGGCGTGGATCTTAAAGGCACCCTGCGCGCCGTCAAACAAAAACTGCTGCACGAGTCCGTACAAACGGGCGGTAGTACACTGACGCAGCAGCTGGCGAGGCGTGTCTTTTTGAGTCTGGACAAAACCGATGACCGCAAGATCAAGGAAATACTGCTTTCCCTGCGTCTCGAACGTTTCATGACGAAAGAAGAAATTTTGACCGCTTACCTAAACAAAGTTCCTTTCGGCAAAGGTTCCAGCGGATATAATTTGTACGGAATCAAAGCTGCCGCAAAAGGCATTTTCAACGTAAATGATTTGAACCAGCTTAATATCGCCGAGGCTGCCTATTTGGCAGGTTTGCCTCAGCTTCCGACAAGATATTCCGCATATAATTCCAAAGGCGATTTTAACCCGGACGCATTCAAACGAGCGCTGGACCGACAGCATCTCGTGCTCCGGCGCATGATGGAAGAAAACAAGATCACCGGAGCTCAATACAAGGAAGCGATGGCTTTCGACATCCGCAAGGCGATGGCCCCGCGTACGGAAAAGGCATACACAACCTTTCCTTACCTGATGATGGAAACGGAACGACAAGCTTCGGAGATCCTGATGCGGCTCAATCTGAAGGAAGCCGGCAAGGACCCGTCTCAGGTCGATGACAACGGCGAACTTCTGGAAGCGGCGAATCAGCAGCTTAAAACCGGCGGATACCGGGTATACACCACCATCGATAAGCGTGTATACAGTTCTATGCATAAAATCGGCGAAAATAAAAATAATTTCTCGCCTGACAGTAAAACAAAAGGGCCTGAGCAAACGGCTGCCATCATGATCGATAATAAAACAGGTGCCATTCTGGGGATGCTGGAAGGACGTGACTTCCACAAGGAGCAAATGAACTACGCAACGCAAATGGTCCGCCAGCCGGGCTCGACTATGAAGCCGATTGCGGCCTACCTGCCTGCCATCGAATCTGGAGCCATTCAGCCTGCAAGCATTCTGGACGATGCTCCAATCATCTTGAAGGACGGCCGAAAAGGCTTTCATATTCCTAAAAACTCGACTTCGGGCTACAGCGGGCTGATGACGGCACGGACAGCTTTGAACAAATCCGTCAATACCGTTGCTTTGAAACTGTACAATAACGTGGTTGGCATCGACAGCGCGTGGGCATTTTCCAAAAAGCTGGGGATCACGACCATCCAGAAAGAGGACTACTCGGCCCAGACAGGCGTTCTGGGTGGTTTGAAATACGGCGTAACCGTTGAGGAGCTGACTAACGCCTACAGCGCCATTGCGAATCAGGGGACGTTTAACGATGCTTATATGATTGAAAAAATCGTGGATTCCAACGGGAAAATCATATATAAGCATGAAGCCCAACCTGTGCAGGCATTTTCCAAGCAAACCGCCTATCTCATGACCGATATGCTTCGTACCGTTATTACGGAAGGTACAGGCAGCGAGGTACGTAAAAACTATAAGTATTTTAAAAAAATCCCGATTGTGGGCAAAACCGGTTCGACGCAAAACTACGCGGACGTCTGGTTTATGGGATATTCGCCTGATGTGACTTTAGGCGTATGGGTCGGATACAAAGAGCCTGTCAACACTTTGACGACCAAACCCGCCAGAAAACGCGCCCAGTCGATTTGGACGCTGATCATGAATGAAGTTATAGGCAAGGAACCCGATCTGTTCACGACACCGAAGTTCGAGAAGCCGGACGGCATCATTAACAAAACCGTGTCCGCATACAGCGGCAAGCTTCCAACGTCGTTAACGGATAGAGTTGTAACGGATTTATTCAATATCAAATATGTGCCTAAAGAAAGCGATGACGGTATCGCCAAGGTTAAATACATCACATATAGAGGAGCAAATTATATCCCAAGGGATGGAACGCCGGATGATATGCTGAAGGAAAAAATCGTCATCAAACGGGAAAAACCGATTCCGGATCTCATTAAAGAGCTGGAGGCTGCCTTTGCCAAAATGCGTGGAAGCCATCCCCCATTGTCTTACTACATCCCTAGAGATGCAGGCGAAGATATGCCAACCCAGATCGATCCGCGAGTTGATGATGGCGCCGCACCTTCCGCTCCGGCAAATGTCAGAATGTCTCTGAACGGAAGCAAGGCAATCATCACATTTAATCCTGCCCCGCAGGCGGATGTTGTCGGATACCGATTATACCGTTCCCAAAACGGCGGCTCTTTCCAAAAAACAGGAAGCGTGGTTCTGGCGGGCAATGCAACCAGCTTTACCAGTACGGCAGATGCAAGCACAGCCTTCTACGTTACGGCTGTCGATGTCGCCGGCAAGGAATCGGCGCCTAGCGCTACCGTAAACAGCATGGGTGGCGTCAACCCTGATGCTCCGCCGGAAGAAAAACCGGATACCTCGACTCCGGATACGACTGTTCCGGAGAATACCGGTAATCCGGGTACGACGGAGATTCCGGATGTTCCTGATTCCGCAACGGGTCAGGTTACAGTTCCGGCACCTCCTTCGGGGTTGCAGATCACGCCTGTGGATCATGGAGCTCTGCTCCAATGGAATCCTGCCGCTCCTGAGGAACTGGTTTCCGAATACAATATCTATTACAGCGAAAAGTCCGGCGGACCGTATAATAAAATCGGTTCCAGCCGGGAACCCAGCTTCCAATACAATGCCGGCGCCCCGCTACAAGGATATTTCCGGGTTACGGCCGTCAATTCCAGCGGTGAGTCGCGGGCATCATCCGCATCATTGAAATAA
- the rpsD gene encoding 30S ribosomal protein S4 has protein sequence MARYTGPKFKLSRRLGISLSGTGKELKRPFPPGQHGPNQRRKVSNYGMQLAEKQKLRHMYGVGEKQFRTLFGRAQKMQGIAGENLMFLLESRLDNLVYRLGFANSRAGARQLVSHGHITVNGQKVNIASYMVNTGDVVSLRERSRSLSSIKEALENRSHLPGYLEYNDAAMEGKYIRLPERAELSQDIDEKQIVEFYNR, from the coding sequence ATGGCACGTTACACTGGTCCTAAATTTAAACTGAGCCGCCGTCTGGGCATCTCCCTGAGCGGTACCGGCAAAGAATTGAAACGCCCTTTCCCTCCGGGACAACATGGTCCTAACCAACGGAGAAAAGTAAGCAACTACGGCATGCAGCTCGCTGAAAAGCAAAAACTGCGTCATATGTACGGTGTAGGCGAAAAACAATTCCGCACGCTCTTCGGCAGAGCGCAAAAAATGCAAGGGATTGCCGGTGAGAACCTGATGTTCCTGCTGGAAAGCCGTCTGGACAACCTCGTTTACCGTCTTGGCTTTGCCAACTCCCGTGCAGGCGCACGTCAGCTGGTATCTCATGGCCACATCACTGTAAACGGACAAAAAGTAAACATCGCTTCTTACATGGTGAACACTGGTGACGTTGTTAGTCTTCGCGAAAGAAGCCGCAGCCTCTCTTCCATCAAAGAAGCTTTGGAAAACCGCAGCCATCTTCCAGGTTACCTGGAATACAATGATGCAGCTATGGAAGGCAAATACATCCGTTTGCCTGAACGTGCTGAGCTGTCCCAAGACATCGACGAAAAACAAATCGTCGAATTCTACAACCGTTAA
- a CDS encoding sensor domain-containing diguanylate cyclase produces the protein MPEHQQDFSRYQSLFQTNIEVASPIDSSDLWLGEMDITEYDLPYVREILQQSFEDWRTETGSLPLSQHSNWAIIDHEGACAAGEPSVHALIEGPHAGLLSHCLQTRKLVSAVIDHPIDPVHEGRTLCLIPILSRSEELVITVMACILPRDISGPPGPNAAVASALHYRSCFFRRYEHIFISDVMKVQKNAEHEASRRSILFQIMQRMHDQIDVDTVLTEVLNSIAVLYPSIQLSLLMSQDHQYSNPKVRPLVFHPFGEDICVRAFMDGRLMIQDSKEKDYVEIGIPFGGKQGIYGVFHLKMTQELKEDLDLQLITMMIDTAGNAFENAKLYEQSNLLIHELRLINELTQRLNQSLQLADIYKFANEELLNIFNADYCCILQFNEKRNALEVMSCNVPSLSKDTFSKDYGFGGLVFEKKEPVILSDYQLNTKVSSKLMEVTESQSLIATPLTVNGKVMGAILLTHRSPHFFSYDNYRLLQTLSSHIGLSVSNALLHAELRRMANRDMLTDMFARHYLDEAIQHHQANDFCGSLIVVDIDQFKQVNDTYGHQKGDKILKQVSKIVKSSIRPEDIPARWGGEELAVYLPQLGVHQAMKVAETIRTRVAEETDPGVTVSSGIAEWCIVDDQVSVDSLFYRADMALYRAKNSGRNQIQIQTQTEDTHE, from the coding sequence ATGCCAGAACATCAACAGGATTTTTCCAGATATCAAAGTCTATTCCAGACAAATATTGAAGTGGCGTCTCCTATCGATTCTTCTGATTTATGGTTGGGGGAGATGGACATTACCGAATATGATTTGCCGTATGTCCGCGAGATTCTTCAGCAATCCTTTGAGGATTGGCGAACGGAAACGGGCTCACTCCCTCTTTCGCAGCATTCGAACTGGGCGATTATAGATCATGAGGGGGCTTGTGCTGCCGGCGAGCCATCGGTACATGCGTTGATTGAAGGTCCTCATGCAGGGCTGCTGTCGCATTGTTTGCAGACTCGCAAGTTGGTCAGCGCCGTGATCGATCATCCGATTGATCCGGTACACGAAGGGAGAACATTATGTCTTATACCGATTTTGTCGCGAAGTGAAGAGCTGGTTATCACAGTGATGGCTTGCATTCTTCCGCGCGATATTTCTGGCCCTCCCGGGCCGAATGCGGCCGTCGCTTCGGCGCTGCATTATCGCAGCTGCTTTTTCAGGCGTTATGAACATATTTTTATTTCGGATGTCATGAAGGTGCAAAAAAACGCCGAGCATGAAGCGAGCAGAAGATCGATCCTTTTCCAGATTATGCAGCGGATGCATGATCAGATCGACGTGGACACCGTGCTGACTGAAGTGCTGAACAGCATCGCCGTCCTGTACCCGTCCATCCAGCTCAGTCTCTTGATGTCGCAGGACCACCAATACAGCAATCCGAAAGTCAGGCCATTGGTATTCCACCCGTTTGGGGAAGATATTTGTGTACGGGCCTTTATGGACGGCAGGCTGATGATTCAGGATAGCAAGGAAAAGGATTACGTGGAAATCGGCATCCCGTTCGGGGGAAAACAAGGCATATACGGCGTATTTCATTTGAAAATGACGCAGGAGCTCAAGGAAGATCTTGACCTGCAGCTGATTACGATGATGATCGACACGGCCGGCAATGCTTTTGAAAACGCCAAGCTGTACGAGCAGTCCAATCTTCTGATTCATGAGCTGCGCCTCATCAACGAATTGACGCAGCGGCTGAACCAGAGTTTGCAGCTTGCGGATATCTATAAATTTGCCAATGAAGAACTGCTTAACATATTCAATGCGGATTATTGCTGTATTCTCCAGTTCAATGAGAAACGCAATGCGCTTGAAGTCATGTCCTGCAACGTCCCTTCGCTGTCGAAGGATACTTTCAGCAAGGATTATGGTTTCGGGGGACTTGTATTTGAAAAGAAAGAGCCTGTCATCCTGTCTGATTATCAATTGAATACGAAAGTCTCCTCCAAATTGATGGAGGTCACGGAGTCCCAGTCGCTGATCGCAACGCCGCTGACCGTGAACGGAAAAGTAATGGGAGCGATCCTGCTTACGCATCGCAGCCCGCATTTCTTTTCCTATGACAATTACAGGCTGCTGCAAACGCTGTCCAGCCACATCGGCCTGTCGGTCAGCAATGCCTTGCTGCATGCGGAACTCCGGCGCATGGCGAATCGGGATATGCTTACGGATATGTTCGCCCGCCATTACCTGGATGAAGCCATCCAGCATCACCAGGCGAATGATTTTTGCGGTTCCTTGATCGTCGTAGACATTGACCAGTTCAAACAAGTAAACGATACGTACGGACATCAAAAAGGCGATAAAATCTTGAAACAGGTCAGCAAAATCGTGAAATCCTCCATCAGGCCTGAGGATATTCCTGCACGCTGGGGTGGAGAGGAACTTGCCGTATATCTGCCGCAGCTTGGGGTGCACCAGGCGATGAAGGTAGCCGAGACGATCCGAACCCGCGTAGCCGAGGAAACCGATCCCGGTGTAACCGTCTCTAGCGGTATTGCCGAATGGTGCATCGTCGATGATCAGGTGAGCGTGGACAGCCTTTTTTACAGGGCTGACATGGCTTTATACCGGGCCAAAAACAGTGGCCGCAACCAGATACAAATCCAGACTCAAACCGAAGATACGCATGAGTAA